The Drosophila sechellia strain sech25 chromosome 2R, ASM438219v1, whole genome shotgun sequence nucleotide sequence ACACGTTTGGCTGCAACGAACTGAGTAAATGAACTGATCGAACTGTGCCTAAGCTCAAATCTTTTTGGACTGACTCTGGGAAAAAATCCAATTCACTAAGCCCTTTTCCTTACGATAAGCAAAAGCGGATGAGAAAGAAAATGGCATGTTATCGTTTAGActgcatataaaatatttatctatAATAAAGAAAACTTTAAAACACTTAACAAGTACTGCTTAGCTCTTTGTTTAATCTAACAAAGGAACAATGTGCACATTTTTGCAGCGTACTTTTAGGCATTTAAGGCGTTAAAAAACACAAGAAATATCAATAAGTTCTTGTCTTATTTGTCTTTCCATCTGCTTATAGCGTCTTTGATACGTGACACCATAAAAGGTCTCAAATGTATAGTACCAATTAAAAAAAACCATTTTGCGAccgattttaaaatttatgatttaGTCACAATAAGTCAGAAAAACACTACCGTTCCAATGAAAGCAATGACTACTACTATGAACTACAATATTATACAGaagattatttaaatattcgaAAGAAGAATCCGATCGTTTAGGATTAAATcgaaaagatacaaaaaaatatcccaaattaaaaacataccCCTTTGAAGAAAGCACAGgtaaatgcaaaacaaaaacaatacaaTAATGAAAACAACGATTGACGTATATATTGCCATTATTGGTAAAATTTGCTAAATTCCAAATCACTTGCGATCCGAATAAGCGGAGCAAAGAAACTAAAATGTTAAGGAAGTCGTTGAGGGTTTTCACTTTAAATAATTACTCATACTCATAATATGCACATGGTAAATACAATACCATTCGCTTAAAAATTTGATAAGGATAATCTTTACTCACTGAGTCGCACtcaaaaaagttaaaaattcAAAGCATTGAGCGATTTTATTCCTTTTCTATGTATAGTTCAAAAATTATAATCTTTGAgtaaaatttcattaaacttTTCTAAATTACTAAGAACATAGTAAATCCGCAACATAGCGATAATGCACCGAATGaatcaaaatatttatccGAAATGTGtaggaaaataaaatcatgggaaaAAATCATTGTATGAAAAagtatgattatttttttgagtgATAGTGGTTGCAaccgaatttttttttttttgaaaaatcttGATTTTTGTATTTCGTGCACAGCAGGATTAAATACaacatatattttaagttcTTAGCCAAGGCAAATGATTTTGTGTCAATATTGTAGCAGAATCAAACTTTTTATCCATGTATATAAAtgtgaaatatattataataatcttATTTATTAAGCAGTTGGTTCGGCAATCTTGTAGTGTTACATAATAAATAACGAAACTAAGTTGgtaaacttaaaaaaaatcaaatagaTTGTTCTCCATCATTTTGTTGGACAAAACAACACACAGGAACTTCACACACGGAACTTCGACAACTGCGAACTCGAAAGGACACAGAACAGCAACAAAGGACTTCTGCAGCGGACTATACTAACTTGCTTCGATCACGCCCTTGTCCGCCAGCCGCTGTTTTCTTTTGCGGATCACGGTTCCTATGATCATCGCCAGGACTGCGCAGACGACCACAGCGAAAATGGTGCAAAGGATGATGGTGGAGATCTCCAGATCCCTGTCGCCCGGTACGTGCGGCATCTTAATCGAACTACTTCAATAATGGGTATTTACTAACTAACAGATTCAATCGGCAGGCAGTCTTGAGGATGGTTCGATGGGTATTGAAACTACGCCACGGTGATGCGAGTTTTTCCAGTGTTCATTGCGCAGAGGTTCGACGATTATTGCGATCCGGATTCGATTCCTCGACGGCTTTTGTAAGAGTCAAGTCAGTTTAAAATGGTGGTTTGAATGGCAAGATAAGATTAGCACCCATCGCTGGGTCGGCATTGACGCTCTGGACGTTTAATCGGCTTAAAAACGCCATATAGTTCTGATATCGGTGCCAGAAGGTAGCATAGAATGGAGGGGAAACCATAAAAGTTCAAGTGGACATTGTATTTACAGCTTGAAACCTGCGTCAATAGTCTACATCaatcaaaagaaaaattaGGTTTcgttttcgaaatttattacTTCTGGGGGATCCTCAGCACGATGCGATTACTCTGAACAATTCCCACAAATCTCTGATCGTTTCTGACGTCAGTGGTAATCAAATAATTGAATTACGCTTATCGAACGCTTACTATCTGGGATGGCAAACAATTCAGCTGTTGGGGAAATTCACCGGTCAACAGTTGGACCCAAGATTTTTCTGCAGAAACGAAGTACGATTCAAGTACAACGACAACAATCATTCTGTTTGCGAAATGCCAATAATTGTTTAACTTATTTTATATCATTATTTAAATATCTAAAGCTGGTCATAAGCACAAGTATTCTTGAGGCAATTCAAATCAGTAAAGCAGTGGctacagtattttcaattacGTGTAATTCgagtttttatatatttataacattttttattgcatGCTAAATATTGCCATTTTGACCTTGTTAGTACAAGAACTCTATAGAGATTTGAAAGGTTTAGacttatttattaaaaaaatttttttttaattattactgCTGTCTaaaattattatcaaaaacaatacaaaattcaagagataaaatttttccataaaaaaatacaaaattgtTTGTGTGCTGAAAAGAAGTGGTTATTCTGGGAGCACGGTACCAACTATTTACGACCATCTAATCAACAGCCTATCGCCTAATTCGAACAAcactaaatataatttaatatcaTTCGGGCAAGGGTAAGAAGAAAAAACAAGACTTGACGTCAAACGTTTGCGAATATAAGTTAATAAGATTGTCGAAAATGTTAAAAAGGCTACATTAGCCagattcgatttgatgaacAGCATTGATGATTTGTAAATTAAGGTGATAATCAAAACGCTTGATGCAAATGGCGTCTTGGACTTGAAGGACTTATAGGTATATATGATTAGATTTTGATAGCTCGGCTGTCTGGAGCGATTCCCAGAATCGAAGATACGACCATCGATCATTCCAGAGTTACTATTTAAAGTCCTGTCCTCACCGGCGGTAACCACAGTTGCGTTTCCCATGCGAAGTCGACGGGCGCGACGAACTCGCAATAGCACCAGTATCAAAACCACAATAAAAAACACCATTATAATGGGAAACCATATATCAAAGTATATGTAAACCATGGTTAAAAGATACTTTCAACGAGCCGTTCGGTAAAAAAGTTCGAGGTATACTGCATGCGTATTTAACTGTGGCATGTGGTTACAATTGTAAGTCGCGCTTATCtctaaaaatatatcaattccttatCGAAGCGCTACTGAAGATGagtcatttaaatttaagttatATTGTTGTTATATTAAAAAATCTAACTTTATAGGTAGCCAATGGTGGAAAATGGGTAAAAACTGGGAAAATCATGCCCAGAAAGGGACAACAGACAACAACCACTTGTTTCAGATAAGATACGACCATATAAATGAACATACATAAATAGATGATTACTTGCTGATAAAGTAAGTTCCGCTTATGGCTGAGCATACTTAATGTTGTTTACGAATCGGTGGAgaggcaaaagccaaaaaactGCAAAAGCTCTCTCTCATTATTCAGATCTGTCTCtctctataaatatataccgACTGAATATAATTGTTATTATCACTTCTTAACACGAATAGGATGTCGTATAGTCTTACGCACACTCGCTCACTCATGAAACTCATCTTTTGAGCTAAACTCCGACTGCTTTGACTTTCCGGTTGGTGAATGACTCATCGCTggtttttatttgattaatgGCTTATAGGCTGATACTTCTATATTGTTTATAGTTACTCACTGGACAGAACGGCACCCTGGCGTCTGGTGGTGCAGCAATATCCGCAGCAACTCATGATGAGGAAGGTGAGCAGGAAGAACATGAAAATGCCCCAGAAATCCATGGCGAAATCGTCTATATCGTCCAACTCAAAGTCGTCCACTGCGGAGGAAGTTAATGACTTTAAAAGCTCGTTTCATGGTCGATAAGCCGTCGTGATATACTTACGTTTGGCAAGGTTTAAGCGGTTGTTCCCCTTTCTTAATATATGTACTTAAAGTCAAAAATTCCACTTGTTGCAGTTATTGCACAGACATGCACTGCCTACTTATCGAATTTATCCGTTCGTTGGCAGCACCCCtgtaattaaattcaatttcactGAACTACTATGCCGGAAGGCCGTTACTGAAGCCCGATTGGAATTAACTATATCTTATCAGCGTTAATctgaaaataatacaatttatcATGATGATAATGGCAGCACGTTTTGCAGCACTGACAACGCTGGCTGTGTTATAGCTACCGATAGCTAGCGCACTCAACACAGCTATCGATACTATTGGAATAGAAAAATATAAGAATTAAATAGTTCAAACATTACATCTGGTTTGATTGTGTTAAAAACTGTAGTGCAAGGCTTATGATGGCTcataattatgtttatttacattccaaatattttgtaaatttattttgtcttacttagttttaatattttatgtagcaaatttttacaaaattacAATTTATCGTGATGATAATGTCTGCACGTTTTGCAGCACTGACTGCGCTGGCTGTGTTTAGTGAGCAGTCGATGCAAAGCGTCGATATTTGGTGCACTCAACACAGCAACCGATACTATTGGaatagaaaaaataagaattaattaattcaaatATTACATCTGGtttaattgtgtttttgcTTTACTGCAAAGTTTATGATGGCTCACAATTATGTATATTTAGATTCCAAATATTTAGTAAATTGATTTTGTCTTACTCCGTTATTTTGTTTGATATAGCAaatttttaaacatgttttccTATATTTGTGGCTAAAagcattgaaaataaaatatatcagTCGCAAAAAGTGCTTActatttgaatatttgaatttatgcCCTTAACAGAAATAACTTCCACGATATACTACTGGAAATTTTAATACATTCAAAActaaaaattcattaaaaattcagATGACGTATTGCTACatcgaaaataaattaaaatacactTTATAAAAGCTGTTTTAAATTTTGGCGCGCACTGGTTGCCACCTTGTGAGTTATCGATAGTCAACACTCACGTTTAGTACTTCCTACCAGTACTACTCACATATACATACaccttttgccatttttatcATGGCGATTTCTTTTTGACATTTGACTACGACTGGGCGCACGTGTTTTCTGGCAAGGCTCTGTGctaaattatagtaaaatcaAAGTGAGTAGTGGAAAGTGCGGCATTCGATTGGCGTTTTACTGATGCGACCATTGTGTTTATTCAATTGAACAGATGAACGCGGAAAAGCTGAAGAAGTTGCAGGCGCAGGTGCGCATTGGCGGCAAGGGCACCCCTCGCCGCAAGAAGAAGATCGTCCACTCCACGCCCGCCACCGACGACAAGAAGCTGCAGTCGTCGCTCAAGAAGCTGTCGGTGAATACAATTCCCGGCATTGAGGAGGTGAACATCATCAAGAACGATGGCACTGTCATCCACTTCAACAATCCGAAGGCCCAGGCCTCGCTGCCGACGAACACGTTTGCCATCACTGGTCATGGCGAGAACAAGACGATCACCGAGATGGTGCCCGGCATTCTGACGCAACTGGGTCCCCAGGACATCAACCAGCTGAAGAAGCTGGCCACGGAGATTGCCAACAAAAGCGGCGCCGGCGGCGCAGCCGGCTCTTCGGCCGCCGATGCCGGTGACGATGATGTGCCCGATCTGGTCGAGAACTTCGAGGAGGTGGCCATCGCCGACACAAAGGAGGAGAAGTCCGGTGAGGTGGCGGCCTCCGCTTAGGCAGGTCCAACCCCGCCCACCCAGGCAAATCACACCACACACACCGAACGCaaaaacatacatacaaaacATACGGGGCCAGGGAGCAAGACGAAGTGGGTGGCATACAGGGCAGAACCCACACACCAGACACGCCGGAAACACATCTACCACTTACCCATTCCGATTCCAAATCGGAAACGGATCCACTCCGGACTGCAACCAGCGCTTCTGCCCTGGATGGGCCATTCTTCGTGCTCCCtccagccacttttttggggGTAATGCTAAACACTAaactaaaatacaaaaataaaggCATCCGAGTGAGCGCTGAACAGAACACATAAGCATAATAACTAACTTAACATACTAAGGGAACCCTTCAATCTTAATCTAATTGTAATAGTTTGGAACAGTCAAATGTATTTTCCAAAGCGATTAAAGAACGTTTCCTTAACCAAAAAACCACAGTCCAAACAACACACACATTCTAATTTTTGCCGCCCTCCCAagaacaacacacacacaaatgtaTCTATAGATATATGCGCTCTCATAATAcactatatactatatatatacgatACGGTTTTTGGAAGAATTGTGACGTGAGGTGATTAGGGGATCAACGCAGACACTCCAGATGAATTCATTGCCAGGTCGCGAGGACagagaaatatatttttagcacTACTAGCTCTTACCGATTTTCCCCAAAATCCGACTTTTCGATGTAACCCCGCCCTCAACGAATCCTCAATTTAAAACGAAAACAAGCTGGAGGCCACAATTTCGATTCGAGGACTATGTGCCCAAATTGTTGAAAACATAGCTTATAATTTGTAAACTATTGTTTTATACTATCATACATGCATTAAATGAGCTGTAAAAAGCATACGACCCATTCATATTTccagcattttttttttagtttaatgCCTTTTTTTCGTTGCTTGCATAATCgacatgtgtgtgagtgtggacCTGTGTGTGTATGCATAGCAACGCTCTTGTGTGAGGTGTGTTGGGAAAGGGGAGGTGGGAGGTGCGGCGCAAAGCACGCGGTAGTCGAAAACTTGTTGACATTGGGAATAGTGGGTCTAAAATCCAGACGGTCAGAAGCCTCCTTTGGCAGGAACTTTGATCCGTTCGCAACATCCAAATTATTGGGCCAAATCCAAAGGTGGGAAGTCATAGCATGCggcacatatacatatgtatatatatctacatatatatatgtatgtggtGTTAGGTTCGAAAATCTTCGAAATGAGTCACGTTTAAATTGGCTTAAAATTGCGATTAGGCCAGTTCAACCGGAATGTTTCTTGAAGTTTCCACTTGTTTGTGCATCAGCAAGCGATTGCCGGCTTCTTATCGCATTTCGACGACCTATAACGTATTAGGGTTAATGCAAATGCTAGTATTTTTATCAGTTGCGAGGTCAAATGGAGTAAAAAAAACTCATATTGTAGCGAATATGCCCATTTAATTGATGTTTATTAGGTTCCAATtgggttttgttttgattttttgtccATTTAAATTTGCCGGTCGGCCTGCCAACTTGTTTTATAAACATGCGTGCATAGCTAATACTGTGAATAGAAGtgttttaaatattgttaaatagcttgctgaaatatttttgatgaTTAAAATAAACTTTATGGCAAAGCTTATTGAGAATTagatgtttattatttaaatattctaaAATCTTGTCACATTTTAATCTTAAACTGTGAACTAAAGATAATCTAAAGATTTTCTAGCTTTTAATAGCTCACACCACTGTgacacatgtatgtatgtatgtacatgcgGCACCGAGTTGCCAGATGTAAGAGATAGAGCCgccacaaaatcaaaacaaattaatttcaatttcaaactTTATTTTAACCTACTCTATTTCAACAACTTTTAACTGACTAAAGCGTACGCATTTCATTTTTACAAATGCTGCAAACGATCTTGCAAGGGACTCTAGCTGAAACCGGAGTATCTACACGATGGAAAACCGGTGTTCCGCCCTCAGGAACAATTCTTTTCTGCGGACTCACACGGATATTGCTCGGCTTTCGCTCGCTTTCCACACAGCAGCAGAGGAGGAAGCTTAGTGGCACTGCCTCGCCCTCCTCTAAGGTCTGGGGAAGATTTCGGTTACGGGTCTCCGGCAGCAGAAGACTAGCAAATCCTCCCAAGATCAGCAGAGCTCCCATCACAATTAGCGGAAGTACGAGCATTTGCTGACCCTGCAACGGGAAATGGGTGAATATTATGGTAAACAGTAATCCCCTGAGCCGCACTCACCATATGATTGATCATGGGAATCACTATAGGTCCCACCATGGCTATCACCGAGCTAAAGCTCATGCCCAGTCCCCGCACCACCGTGGGATACAACTCAGATGCCATGAGCGGCAAGACTACGAAGGACGAGCTGATGCCCATCTTACCCACGCAGTAGAGCAGCAGTGTGATGTCTGGGTACAGGAACGTGGCCACGCAGGCGACTCCGCCCACCAGCATCGAGATGAACAGGATCCAGCGCCTTCCGAAATAACTCAATCCCGGCCAGAGTAGCAAATATGTTGGCAGTTCCACCGCCCCAGCCAGAAAGAAGTTCCAGATCTCATCGCCTCCAAGCGCAGGAGCATAGTAACTCAGTCCCACGTAGACACTGGTGTTGGCAAACCAAATAAGGGTTATGATCAGGGTCTTTCGACGCATATTGGGTCCCCGGAATAAGTCCAAGATGCCATAGTGGG carries:
- the LOC6608910 gene encoding transcription factor BTF3 homolog 4 — encoded protein: MNAEKLKKLQAQVRIGGKGTPRRKKKIVHSTPATDDKKLQSSLKKLSVNTIPGIEEVNIIKNDGTVIHFNNPKAQASLPTNTFAITGHGENKTITEMVPGILTQLGPQDINQLKKLATEIANKSGAGGAAGSSAADAGDDDVPDLVENFEEVAIADTKEEKSGEVAASA